The sequence below is a genomic window from Alkalidesulfovibrio alkalitolerans DSM 16529.
CGCCTGCAGGCGCTGCGGCGCAATCCGACGACGCGGAGAACGGCGCGCCTGCCACCGGTACTGCTTCGGCGCCCTCCGTCTGATCTATCTTTCACCGGGATTTTTGTGCGGGCGCCGACAGGCGCCCCACTTCCGCCCAGGCTTGACGCCGTGTCAGGCCATGAAAGCGGCGATGCGCTCGACGACCACGTCCAGGAGACGCTCCACCTCGTTTTTCAGGCGCATGGCCTCGGCCTTGTTCCGCTCGCGGCAGGCCATCTCCAATTCCAGGGCGAGTTCCATGAGCGCCGAGGCATTAAGGGTGCCGCACATGCCTTTGAGGGAGTGCGCGGCTTTGGACGCCTTGATGAAGTCGCCCTCGTCCAGGGCGTTGGATATTGTGGCAAGACGCGTGGGGCCGTCCTCCAGGAACAGTCCATATATCTCGCGCAGGAACTCCACTTCCCCATCCAGTCTGTCGAGGGATTTGGCAGTGTCGAGGATGAGTTCGTCGGAGAGGCTTTCGATATTCATTGGCCGGCCCGTTGTGTTTCCATTGCGCATTGAGCTTCAGTTGTTATGTCATTATTCGTCATCCACGAATTCGTCAATGCGCATGCTTTGATCTGGCTGCGCCGAGGTGGTCCGGCGGGTGGACCTGTTTTGACGGCGCATCCGCGATGGTGTAGCCAAGCGAAACGTTTACCTGCGGCCGGCTGCCCGGCCGCATCTCTTGCCCGGAGGCTCCTTCGTGATCCGCATCCAACCCCGCTGTGAGACCGGTTCGCGCCGCATCGCGTTTCATCGTGTTCTGGCGGCATTTCTATGTCTGCTGTTTTTGTGGCCTGCGGGCCTCGTCGCCCAAAGCACGGCCATGGACCCGCGCGAGGAGGGGGGATTGCGCTCCGGCAAGGCCACGACCTTCGAAGAGATGCTGCACCGGCACCGCTTGCAGCGGCTCAAGGAGCATGCGCTATTGACCTCCGAGCGCGCCTGGAAGGCCCGCGAGGACCACTTCGCGGCCCGGCTTTCCGGCATGAGCCTGCGCGAGAAGGTGGGGCAGGTCTTCATGGTCACCTTTCCGGGCGACGTCTACACGGGCGACGTGGCCGATCTGGTCGAGAACTGGAAGGTCGGCGGCGTCATGCTGTACGGGGCGGCAGGCAACGTGGGCTCGCCGCGGCAGGTCAAGCGGCTGACCGACGCTTTGCGAGATCACGCCCTGGTCGGCGGCAAGCCCCTGCCGCTGTTCATTTCCGTGGACCAGGAGGGCGGCCCGGTGGCCAGACTCCGGGACGGCTTCACGGTCTTTCCCTCGGCCATGTCCATCGCGGCCACCGGCTCCCCGGAGAACGCGGCCCTGGCCGCTCGGCTCACGGCCCGCGAGCTTCTGGCCGTGGGCGTGAACGTCAATTTCGCTCCGGTGGCCGACGTCAACACCAACCCGGACAATCCCATCATCGGACTTCGCTCCTACGGCTCCTCTCCGTATCTGGTCGCGGCCTTCGTGCGCGCGGCCGTGCGCGCCTATGGCGAGATGGGGCTTTTGGCCACGGCCAAGCATTTTCCCGGCCACGGCGAGGCGGACATCGATTCGCACCTCGACCTCCCCGTGCTCGACGTGGACCGCGACCGGCTGGCGAACATCGAGCTTCCACCGTTTTTCGCGGCGGAGCAGCAGGGCGTTCCCATGATCATGACGGCGCACATCGCCCTGCCTAAATTGCATCCCGAAAGCCCGGACCTGCCCGCCACGCTTTCGCACCGTGTGCTCACCGGGCTTTTGCGCGAGCAGATGGAGTTTCCCGGGCTGATCGTCACGGACTCCATGTTCATGGGGGCCATCATGCAGCGTTACGGCGTGGAGGAGGCCGCCCTCACGGCCTTCGAGGCGGGCGCGGACATCCTGCTCTACGGCGCGGACCTCTATGCGCGCGGCGGCGACGGCGACACCGTGGCCCTGCAGAAGCAGGCCATGGAGGCGCTCTATCAGGCCGTGCGCTCGGGCCGCATTCCGGCAAAGCGGCTCGACGAATCCGTGGAGCGCATCCTGCGCGCCAAGGCGCGCATCGCGCCGGGGCTGCACATCCCCGAGGACGACCGCTACGCGCTCATCGCGGCGGGCGACGTCTCGGCCGTGGTCACGGCCGAGCGCATGGCCGCCGAGGGCGTGACCATCGTGCGCCACCAAGACTTCTTTCCGCTTCCCGAGGACGGCGCATTGGTGGTGGTCTACCCGCGTGAGCTTTCGGCCCTGGCCGACGCCTTTCGCGTGCGGCTGCCCTGGGCGCGGCTCGTGCCCGTGGAGCGCGATCCCGGCGAGGAGGACGTGGTCCGGGCCGTGAACGCGGCCAAAAACGCGGTCAGGGTCGTGGCCGTGGTCACGGATTGCCGCAAGTTTTCCGGCCAGGAACGGCTCGTGCGCGCCCTTGGCGAGCGCGCGGCCGTGGTCGCGGCCGGGTTGCCCTACGATCTCGCGCTGTTCCCGTCCGCGCCGTTGCTCGTGGCCACCT
It includes:
- a CDS encoding Hpt domain-containing protein, whose protein sequence is MNIESLSDELILDTAKSLDRLDGEVEFLREIYGLFLEDGPTRLATISNALDEGDFIKASKAAHSLKGMCGTLNASALMELALELEMACRERNKAEAMRLKNEVERLLDVVVERIAAFMA
- a CDS encoding glycoside hydrolase family 3 protein translates to MIRIQPRCETGSRRIAFHRVLAAFLCLLFLWPAGLVAQSTAMDPREEGGLRSGKATTFEEMLHRHRLQRLKEHALLTSERAWKAREDHFAARLSGMSLREKVGQVFMVTFPGDVYTGDVADLVENWKVGGVMLYGAAGNVGSPRQVKRLTDALRDHALVGGKPLPLFISVDQEGGPVARLRDGFTVFPSAMSIAATGSPENAALAARLTARELLAVGVNVNFAPVADVNTNPDNPIIGLRSYGSSPYLVAAFVRAAVRAYGEMGLLATAKHFPGHGEADIDSHLDLPVLDVDRDRLANIELPPFFAAEQQGVPMIMTAHIALPKLHPESPDLPATLSHRVLTGLLREQMEFPGLIVTDSMFMGAIMQRYGVEEAALTAFEAGADILLYGADLYARGGDGDTVALQKQAMEALYQAVRSGRIPAKRLDESVERILRAKARIAPGLHIPEDDRYALIAAGDVSAVVTAERMAAEGVTIVRHQDFFPLPEDGALVVVYPRELSALADAFRVRLPWARLVPVERDPGEEDVVRAVNAAKNAVRVVAVVTDCRKFSGQERLVRALGERAAVVAAGLPYDLALFPSAPLLVATYGPHPGALAVLPRLLEGEFKPRGTLPVELPGLGGIGFSDSLP